In a single window of the Methylophaga frappieri genome:
- the recQ gene encoding DNA helicase RecQ: MDINGQTAQEVLQNVFGYDQFRHNQAAIVEQVINGGDALVLMPTGGGKSLCYQIPALVRPGTAVVVSPLIALMQDQVVALQELGIQAAFLNSSLSINEMNAVEFQLEAGEIDLLYVAPERLLSPRMLSLLDRLTISLFAIDEAHCVSQWGHDFRPEYQQLRILHERFPRIPRIALTATADKRTRGEIIEQLNLQQAEVYLNSFDRNNIFYSIAEARQARQQLWQFIESQHANDAGIVYCLSRKKVEATADWLQQQGRTALPYHAGLSAELRAHTQQRFLREEGVIIVATIAFGMGIDKPDVRFVAHLNLPKNIEAYYQETGRAGRDGLPANAWMAYGLQDVITLRQFMQDSDAPEMVKRVEHHKLEAMLGLCELITCRRHALLAYFDEDAPQKCGQCDNCVNPPEQFDATEIAQKALSCVFRTGQRFGVNYLIDVLLGNEDERIKHNQHDQISTFAIGSELNATQWRGIFRQLVATGYLDIDINRYGALRLTEKCRALLHGKQTLHLRKQQQKQAAAKTGKKKTTVRPQDEALWEALRTLRSDIAKENGVPPYVIFHDSTLLEMCQYRPADMDAMQRIAGIGKQKLDNYGSAFLAVIAKHPLSELLNNRLRDTVNLTLLMHEQGLNPEQIARNRALKVSTVYSHLSDGIEAGLLDAKQVLQLTDAEYDEIATTIADLGDQADSLKPIYQALDEHYDYGVIRCVKAALL; the protein is encoded by the coding sequence ATGGATATTAACGGACAAACGGCACAGGAAGTGCTGCAAAACGTCTTTGGTTACGACCAATTCCGCCATAATCAGGCCGCCATTGTCGAACAGGTGATCAACGGTGGCGATGCGCTGGTATTGATGCCCACCGGCGGCGGTAAGTCGCTTTGCTATCAAATCCCCGCTTTGGTTCGCCCCGGCACCGCCGTGGTGGTCTCTCCCCTGATTGCACTGATGCAGGATCAGGTAGTGGCTTTGCAGGAACTCGGCATTCAGGCGGCGTTTCTAAATTCCAGCCTGTCAATCAATGAGATGAATGCGGTAGAGTTTCAGCTCGAGGCTGGCGAGATTGATCTGTTGTACGTGGCGCCGGAGCGGCTGCTGAGCCCGCGCATGCTGAGCCTGCTGGATCGACTGACTATTTCCCTGTTTGCCATTGATGAAGCCCACTGCGTATCCCAGTGGGGGCATGACTTTCGCCCTGAATATCAGCAACTGCGCATTCTGCATGAACGTTTCCCCCGCATTCCACGCATCGCGCTGACGGCCACCGCTGACAAGCGCACCCGCGGCGAGATTATCGAACAACTTAATCTGCAGCAGGCCGAGGTCTACCTCAACAGCTTCGACCGCAACAATATTTTCTACTCCATTGCCGAAGCCCGTCAGGCCCGGCAGCAGTTATGGCAGTTTATCGAGAGTCAGCATGCCAATGACGCCGGTATTGTTTATTGCCTGTCGCGCAAAAAAGTCGAGGCTACGGCCGACTGGCTGCAACAGCAGGGCCGCACCGCTCTGCCCTATCATGCCGGGTTATCGGCCGAGTTACGGGCTCATACCCAGCAACGCTTTTTGCGCGAGGAAGGCGTGATTATCGTGGCCACTATTGCCTTCGGTATGGGCATTGATAAACCTGATGTGCGCTTTGTGGCGCATCTGAATTTGCCCAAGAATATCGAGGCTTATTACCAGGAAACCGGCCGCGCCGGTCGTGACGGTCTGCCCGCCAACGCCTGGATGGCCTACGGTCTGCAGGATGTGATTACGCTGCGCCAGTTTATGCAGGACTCCGATGCGCCGGAGATGGTTAAACGCGTCGAGCATCACAAGTTGGAAGCGATGCTGGGTTTATGCGAACTGATTACCTGCCGCCGCCATGCCCTGCTCGCTTACTTTGACGAGGATGCCCCGCAAAAATGCGGTCAGTGCGATAACTGCGTCAATCCACCGGAACAGTTTGATGCCACCGAAATCGCCCAAAAAGCCTTGTCCTGCGTGTTTCGCACCGGCCAGCGTTTCGGCGTTAATTACCTGATTGATGTTTTGCTGGGCAATGAAGACGAGCGCATCAAACACAATCAGCATGATCAAATCAGCACCTTTGCTATAGGCAGCGAGCTGAATGCCACGCAGTGGCGGGGGATATTCCGACAACTGGTGGCGACCGGCTACCTGGATATTGATATCAACCGATACGGGGCGTTGCGTTTAACCGAAAAGTGCCGGGCATTATTACATGGCAAGCAGACCCTGCATTTACGTAAACAGCAGCAAAAACAGGCGGCTGCCAAAACCGGCAAGAAAAAAACAACGGTGCGCCCTCAGGATGAAGCGCTGTGGGAAGCCTTGCGAACGCTACGCTCAGATATCGCTAAGGAGAATGGCGTACCACCCTATGTGATTTTCCATGATTCGACGCTGCTGGAAATGTGCCAGTACCGGCCTGCCGATATGGATGCCATGCAGCGTATTGCCGGGATCGGCAAGCAAAAGCTCGATAACTACGGCTCAGCTTTTTTAGCTGTTATTGCAAAACATCCACTCTCTGAACTACTTAATAACCGACTGCGAGATACCGTTAACCTGACGTTACTGATGCATGAGCAAGGTTTAAATCCCGAACAAATAGCGCGTAATCGGGCGTTAAAAGTGAGTACGGTGTATAGCCATTTATCAGATGGGATTGAAGCTGGACTGCTTGATGCCAAACAAGTTTTACAACTAACCGATGCAGAATATGACGAAATCGCCACCACTATTGCCGATCTCGGCGATCAAGCTGACAGTTTAAAACCCATCTATCAAGCGCTGGATGAACATTATGATTATGGTGTCATTCGCTGTGTCAAAGCGGCTTTGCTTTAA